One genomic segment of Dehalococcoidia bacterium includes these proteins:
- a CDS encoding DUF4436 domain-containing protein has product MDVAISTYDGEPTHFPFDTDAGFPQLVRAGELAGAPVPLHLNFAGGLLIEADPAGAVPGRVDVDVRVSRSFSTVGSALFVRAVRWALALVVLGLARSVLSGRPKVDLRMFTWLGAMLFAFPALRPAPRPAVR; this is encoded by the coding sequence ATCGACGTCGCGATTTCGACCTACGACGGCGAGCCGACCCACTTCCCCTTCGATACCGACGCTGGTTTCCCGCAGCTTGTGCGCGCCGGCGAGCTCGCCGGCGCGCCCGTCCCGCTCCATTTGAACTTCGCCGGGGGCTTGCTGATCGAGGCCGACCCGGCCGGCGCCGTCCCCGGCCGGGTCGACGTTGACGTCAGGGTCAGCCGCTCGTTCTCGACGGTCGGCTCCGCCCTCTTCGTGAGGGCGGTCCGGTGGGCGCTTGCGCTGGTCGTCCTCGGCCTCGCCCGCAGCGTCCTGAGCGGCCGGCCCAAAGTCGACCTCAGGATGTTCACCTGGCTCGGCGCGATGCTGTTCGCCTTTCCGGCGCTGCGCCCGGCTCCCCGCCCAGCGGTGCGCTGA